The following are encoded together in the Sparus aurata chromosome 1, fSpaAur1.1, whole genome shotgun sequence genome:
- the chtf18 gene encoding chromosome transmission fidelity protein 18 homolog, with amino-acid sequence MDEYDEMFGIEDDFDDQFADELDAMAQMEKEDTSEPGKRPKQGPGDNISDIEHLLDDQPLTPKAKRQRQDAGVAKRLFNTQQTRESKAPTPSDNITPPSSPEQYEPSHTVRSTSEALDISGFGAIPETPRRPPTAAPASLHVLRRPPLDGEYISVTDSSGSRVYLRQKEDTGTKVVESRFVPNSHGGLGLLALPIGVLREHEAEKRHLQVVEESQRLSELLASNVNDVFLESESTEDKENNDPEDKEGLTSRLWVDRFSPRHYTELLSDDFTNRCLLKWLKLWDTVVFGRERKSRPVRSDRQPPNQNSFKPNQANQNPNRFKTKIEMTEELLEAELDQYKRPKFKVALLSGPPGLGKTTLAHIIAKHAGYNVVEINASDDRSAEVFQKRIDTATQMKSVLGSNEKPNCLIIDEIDGAPSAAINILLATLNKKDGPGGEAETAKKKKKKESILLRPIICICNDLYVPALRPLRQQAFLLTFPQTQPSRLAQRLAEISVKQGMKTDTGTLISLCEKTDNDIRSCINTLQFLHGRGLKQVNTKTIQCVSVGQKDQNKGLFHLWQEIFQLPRTKRKRIGEGFDEAPGSGGGAQRFQNILHLASSSGEYEKVSQGLYDNYLSMRVRDPNLQCVCDALDWLSFSDRLNQVILHGQNFTLMRYLPFLSVTFHFLFAHTHVPRISYPHSQHEALTKLLSSRNALSTMLADIPACIRTRISQLCLTLDMLTLLLDIICPKLRPVNPQLFSTREKEQMRELIDTMLAYNLSYRQDRTPEGQYAYMLEPRVEEVVRYPGLPPRRQLTYQAKQTISREMEQEKMRRAEQLMLQRNPAAKAEEKKSAGPKAARNHQQRLENIVKQTTVETKPEVDFFGRAVAPKIQKPQSSSDKGERSAVDSMGTAVGNSDVWFRFNEGMSNAVRRNVYIRELL; translated from the exons ATGGACGAGTATGACGAAATGTTTGGGATAGAAGATGACTTCGACGACCAGTTCGCCGACGAGCTGGACGCGATGGCTCAGATGGAGAAAG AGGACACTTCCGAGCCAGGCAAACGTCCGAAGCAGGGTCCAGGAGACAACATATCTGACATTGAGCACCTGCTGGACGATCAGCCCCTCA CCCCAAAGGCGAAGCGGCAGAGGCAGGATGCAGGGGTGGCCAAGCGGCTTTTCAACACACAGCAGACTCGAGAGAGCAAAGCCCCGACACCGAGTGATAACATCACACCGCCGTCATCTCCAGAGCAGTATGAGCCCTCTCACACTGTCAG GTCGACCTCAGAAGCGTTGGATATCAGTGGCTTTGGTGCAATCCCAGAGACACCCAGACGACCTCCCACAGCGGCGCCAGCATCACTGCACGTGCTGAGGCGGCCTCCTTTAGACGGAGAGTACATCAGTGTGACAGACTCCTCAGGGAGTCGAGTCTATCTGAGACAAAAGGAGGACACGGGGACAAAG gtaGTGGAGTCCAGATTTGTGCCAAACTCTCATGGTGGGCTGGGTCTTCTGGCCTTGCCCATAGGTGTGCTGAGAGAACACGAGGCAGAGAAG CGTCACCTTCAGGTAGTGGAAGAATCTCAGCGTCTTTCAGAGCTGCTGGCCAG CAATGTGAACGATGTCTTTCTTGAGTCTGAAAGCACAGAAGATAAAGAGAATAATGATCCTGAAGACAAGGAGGGACTGACCTCTCGACTCTGGGTGGACAGATTCTCTCCCCGACACtacacagagctgctcagtgATGAT TTTACCAACCGCTGTCTGCTCAAGTGGTTGAAACTTTGGGACACCGTTGTGTTCGGAAGAGAGAGGAAGTCCCGCCCTGTCCGGTCTGACAGACAGCCCCCCAACCAGAACTCATTCAAACCAAATcaagccaatcagaatccaAATCGCTTCAAGACCAAGATTGAAATGactgaggagctgctggaggctgAACTGGATCAGTATAAACGACCCAAATTCAAG gtgGCGTTGTTGTCTGGTCCTCCAGGTTTGGGGAAGACCACTTTGGCTCACATCATAGCAAAGCATGCTGGGTACAATGTGGTGGAAATCAATGCCAG tgatGACCGCAGTGCAGAGGTGTTCCAGAAACGCATCGACACGGCAACGCAGATGAAGTCAGTTTTAGGATCCAACGAGAAGCCGAACTGTCTCATTATTGATGAAATTGATGGAGCGCCTTCG GCTGCAATCAACATTCTGTTAGCAACTCTGAACAAGAAAGATGGACCCGGTGGGGAGGCAGAGACtgcgaagaagaaaaagaagaaggagtcCATCCTGCTTCGACCAATCATCTGCATCTGTAACGACCT TTACGTTCCAGCTCTCAGACCTCTCAGGCAGCAGGCCTTCCTCCTGACGTTTCCCCAGACTCAACCTTCCCGCCTCGCACAGAGACTGGCAGAG ATCTCAGTGAAGCAGGGGATGAAAACAGACACTGGCACGCTGATTTCACTGTGTGAGAAGACGGACAACGACATCCGGTCTTGCATCAACACACTGCAG TTTCTCCACGGGCGTGGCCTCAAGCAGGTCAACACCAAGACCATCCAGTGTGTCTCAGTGGGGCAGAAGGACCAGAACAAAGGCTTGTTCCATCTGTGGCAGGAGATCTTCCAGCTGCCGCGTACAAAACG GAAGCGTATCGGTGAGGGGTTTGATGAGGCACCAGGTTCAGGAGGTGGAGCTCAGAGGTTTCAGAACATTCTTCACTTGGCTTCGTCGAGCGGAGAGTATGAAAAGGTTTCTCAG GGTCTGTATGATAATTATCTGTCCATGCGAGTGAGGGACCCcaacctgcagtgtgtgtgtgacgctcTGGATTGGCTGTCATTCTCTGACAGACTAAACCAAGTGATTCTCCACGGGCAGAACTTCACCCTGATGAGATACCTTCCCTTTCTGTCGGTCAcattccacttcctgtttgctcaCACACACGTGCCCCGCATCAGCTATCCCCACAGCCAGCATGAG GCCCTCACCAagctcctcagcagcaggaacGCTTTGTCCACCATGTTGGCTGACATCCCAGCATGCATCAGAACGAGGATCAGCCAGCTCTGCCTGACCCTCGATATGCTCACGCTGCTCCTCGACATCATCTGTCCCAAACTACGGCCT gtGAACCCGCAGCTGTTCAGCACCAGAGAGAAGGAGCAGATGCGTGAGCTGATCGACACCATGCTGGCGTACAACCTCTCGTACAGGCAGGACCGCACGCCAGAGGGACAGTACGCATACATGCTGGAGCc GCGTGTTGAGGAGGTGGTGAGGTATCCGGGCCTGCCTCCGCGCCGTCAGCTGACCTATCAGGCCAAACAAACCATCAGCAGAGAGATGGAGCAAGAGAAGATGAGGAGAGCTGAGCAACTGATGCTGCAGCGAAACCCTGCAGCG AAGGCGGAAGAAAAGAAGAGCGCCGGCCCTAAAGCGGCCAGGAATCATCAGCAGAGGCTGGAGAACATTGTGAAACAGACCACAGTGGAGACCAAA CCGGAGGTGGACTTCTTCGGTCGAGCTGTCGCCCCCAAAATTCAGAAACCGCAGTCGTCCTCAGACAAAG gtgaGAGGAGTGCAGTAGATTCCATGGGGACGGCGGTGGGCAACAGTGACGTGTGGTTCAGGTTCAACGAGGGCATGTCCAACGCTGTCAGACGAAATGTCTACATCAGAGAACTACTGTAA
- the gng13a gene encoding guanine nucleotide-binding protein G(I)/G(S)/G(O) subunit gamma-13a: MEELDVPQMRREVESLQYQLAINREKSSITVTELVKWIEGCVCEDPFLNPELMRANPWVEKGKCVIL; encoded by the exons ATGGAGGAGTTAGACGTCCCACAGATGAGGAGAGAGGTGGAAAGCCTTCAGTATCAGCTGGCAATCAACAGAGAGAAATCCTCAATCACCGTTACTGA gctGGTGAAATGGATCGAGGGTTGTGTTTGTGAAGATCCATTTCTGAATCCAGAGCTGATGAGAGCCAACCCCTGGGTGGAGAAGGGCAAGTGTGTGATCCTCTAA